A window of Benincasa hispida cultivar B227 chromosome 9, ASM972705v1, whole genome shotgun sequence genomic DNA:
taatttgatttatatttatttctttctactaaaaaaattaattagcttttttaggtcaaaatttgagtaatttatctttaaattcaaattttcatataaaactaatcataataaacaatttagtgataaggttaattatttaattaaaatttgctcacatttagtgatttaaattaattagttttttacaaaaaaaaaaaaggtaacggGGAAAAATTCCCCGGGTGGAATCCCTGCCCCGATCCCTGTGGGAAATttcacggggatggggaatgaaaagtatcatctcatccgagagattgtgcatcaatggtacatgattgtcacgaagatagtttcggagcataacgttgctgatttgtttacaaaggccttcaagactacagtgtttgagagtcacctacagagcatgggtctatgggacaaacCACGTaaggactagggcaagtgggatatATTGTACTTGGCAtgttatgctctagtttattgtttgtgtactttgtatttttcttatattttacaccccactagctttaggtcaagtgagagattgttggggttgatgccttaaatctcgcagggtcctatagtttgtaaacatcgtatgaacaaactctttatataattaataaaatatattatgttttattcattgtctataaaatatgtgatattttagttgcattaaccacaaaccaataaactaacatttgaggttatcattgtaacttaaacatgtatgtggagacatacgagtggatcgtATTCAAGTGatagcctaaaaggtctatagtagatggataaggctgggtaccttatccttgtgacactacgaatatgacccactttataggtgttacaattgttgtaaagtgctacaaatgatctgatcataaTCGTTCATGTATCgtacatgcgagcagggatattctatacaaaggagtttgtataaaaccggactacgaaatttttagtctcattatataacgtcattcataatagagacttacatttcactaagatggccatagataacatgacatGAATctcgagtgagttgtgaactcctgcatatgagggcggtcctttgatttgtatgggttgtcagtctttagtggagtgcccgacaattaacggatgttgaataatgtaattaaaaagtttaattaattactcatgtattgttggagtttcaagctacatgtccatggggtccccttggtagctcaaaaggatttagttgagaatcaatttttggattaatttgaattgttcaaattaatagaaggatttaattatatatttataattaaattatttcaattatatatgatataattgtcataatgtatttgatacattatagcttaatgggaaaaagtaaatatttgaatgaaattcaaatatattttctatgaataggattcatagttgttaaattcgatataaatatgatttatattaaatatcatacaatagaaaaaagaaactatagtttatattgtatgcgatacaatattaaaaatataggctatacgttatatttgatataacatataatttaatataaatataatatgataagttagttatcatatttatttatattatattattattagttgaataataaggaagggagttacaactttcTTCCCCATCTCTTCTCTCCGCCCCACTATATTTTatggcaagaggaataaaagaaaaattgtttttcttcttcctaaaCGTTGGTGTTGGACGATTGAGAGAATTTCTATAGAAGAGTTATGTATCTTTGAATGTTCCTGTAAAagctctcaatcttcttcttcctccaccttAAGCCTTTTCCCtctaaaccaaaatagtcagaggtcaccactcttgggttctcaccccgagaataccaaagtaacaCTATGGTAGTGTCCGGGTCTTGGTTCGAGATTAAtttttgaagaaggtcttcaaaagGTTTGTGTCCGTTCGAggagggattcgtgaagaaaaaggtcttcaaaggtgaaatTCTCGAAACCTTTTTTCTtgaatagcatgttgtaatttattttaaatgcatatctagttgtatgtttactgtaaactctGTGTTCAATAActaatggaatttggtcgattcgcttctgctcaaggttctcgtcatacgagttccttcataatctataattcaaattaaattggaaagtaatatttgaataagattcaattaattaattcaagtgagttaaattcacaaagaattaattaataaggaggtattgcacatatacataaggtgtttatgataattaaatatatatacattaaattagatttaatgtataaatagttatttaattgatgtgctaattaattaaataagtgttatttaattaattaattgtagaaaaggaaaatagaaaaaggATTAGGAAAAAGACTTGGTCTTTCTTCATATAAAGACCTTGCTGACACAGAGATACTGACAATACACAACATacaagtgttattgtgcaaaaaattTCCTAAGCCACAAAGAGAATCCTTTCTACTCTCCAATCTCTCTCCCAATAGCTGGATACCACCTATCTCTCTAttagaatcctagagaataatgagGTTACTCTCATGGTAGTgtcgagattgttcaagaaaccGTTCATGATTAAGATTGTTGGAGGAGCTGTTCGTTGGAACTTAAAGATGATTGTTCATaaagcttgggaatctacaaatgTAAGAATAGTTATAATCTTTTCCCCTAAATCATGCTATTATTACATGgttatattatgttttagtatactgaatttgtttatgtaaaaatcaaattgtgggATGCAAGATGTTCGCAACACTTCTACCGcgagattcgatcccttcagtCCATGAATCCATCcggatttttattaaaaaaatcacaaacatCAACATTAATTGATGATCGATGAAGAAATAGATCAGTAGCTACATCGTACACAAGTCTGTCTAATATAGACGCTTCCCAAAAGCTCTTTTCAGATCTAGATTCATTTAAGACAATCACAATATCTAACTACAAagccaacaaaaaaaatatccataaaTAAATTTGGTATTTTAAATTCATATGAAGTCATGAACCTTACCTCAGGTGACTCGAAAACCTCTTTAATCAGTTTCCTCATCGGGACAGACCGAGTTGGCATCCACCTAATCATTTTAGCTACCACATCGAAGCGCAATCGCCTAGCAGCTCGTCCAATCAATAGTGGGACGGTCTCATACAACCACACCTGTGTATACTGTTCATAAACACCAATACATCTGATAAATAAAGAAAGCAAATAACTAAGATATGTAAACGTCATACCAATAAAGCAGAAACAAAAGCGTTGAGACTATACTCGACTCTAAAACCCTTCTTCGTGATGGggatcttattatattattcattttttcttaCCAACACACTTTGCAGACTTTTCAAGGTTCGATCAAATAGCAGCCCACCCCAATTAAGTTGATTGAAATGATTAAGGTCTTCAATCGTCGTGAATAAGTAAGTATCCAACTTGGTGTTCACACGATCCTTCCTTACCATCAAAACCTCAAAGTGAGAAACAAAAGACACCTTAACAACATCCTCATCATTTTCAAGCTCCAACTTCATGCATTTAGATTCCATATCTGTCAAACACATGGACTCTATGTTTTTTAAGTATTTGTCCTGTAGAACACTGGTGTTTTGGTATGTATTTACTAGCATCCAGAGAAGGCCATAACCTCGTAATAAACAAGATTCTTTCCTACCAACATGTGGCAACCTTTCCACCTACAATAAATCTCATAAGATCTGGTCGATCATCAACCATATCTCTCTTCGAATAATATATGCACAAGCAGACTATTGAACTCCAAATCCAGATCTACCAAACAACCAAAGATAGTTCCTCTAAACATGTCTAACTATGCTGAAGAAAGCTTCTTCTTCACAACCTCATTTGCATGCATAATGTGTGACATATTTGTAATTTGTGCAGGGAGGTCATCTTCTACCCTATATTTCAAAATCAGTGTCATACCTACATTTCATCAAAGACATGGCATATCTCTGTAAACTAAGAGAGTACTCAATCTTATTAACTTGTGCCTTAGTTTTACGAATAGATGGATATGCATACAAATCTTACGTTTAACGGTGGGGAAGGTAAGCAACTAACCTACTTGGAGGCATGATGTTGAAAAGACAATTGGAAGACACtggtagaagaagaaaagattttTATGAATATCTGCCTCTACAACGGTTGAAATTTGCGAACATGTTCAATCGACCTTCTCCCAAATTTTCAAatcgtttttttaaaataaattttaattcgAGGTAGGGATTTGTAGATGGCACTCGAGCTGAGTGAGTGGGGCATCCCTATCGCGAATAGGTGGAATgttaggatttttttaaaaaattgggtcGTGAATTTTCATGTTTGATCGGGCTGGATTAGGTATCCTTATTTAGAGTAGAAGGTACGTCAATGAACAAATTTACACACCGGGTTGTAGTTGAAAAATCGGGATAGAGATTTACGAAATGCGTCGAACTATGCTCATCGTCTCTATAATAAGTGACAGTTGTTGGAAAAAATCGTTAAAATATAAAGTTCGGGTTGGGACGTGTCATCGGGTTAGGGACTATCCACCGTTGGACTGGAAAGTTCAGCCTGATCGCGATGGGCCTCTATAGGCAGAAATTGCCCTATAACGTTATCAAAAGGTTAAATATCATGCTTTTGTAGGGGTGagttaaaaaacataaatatgcATGAGAAAACGTCATCcataaaaaaatctataaaataaGGATAGAAAAGTGTTATCAAATCATCCTCTAGTGGAAATATTGGtatgaaaattacatttaaaccGGTAGTGAgtcatatttaaaaaagaaaagctaTTGTCCAAAAACACCATCTGTAGGTGTATTTATCCAAATTCCCAaaaatttttagtaaaaaacatGTGGGCCGACGGAGCCCTATTTTAAacgcactataaatatattaggTTTCAGCTCCACTCGTCTCTCTTTTCCCTCAGCCGTTAAAGAAGAAGCCCTAATCCTCATTCGAAGTCTACAACTTTCGTCTGCTGGTCTTCCTTCTCTCTCGGGTTTGTTTTGAATTTCtttgttttccatgtttaaTTACTTCTTCTAGTCGATGATTTAAGCGTATAAGTCGAATTTCATATACTGTTCGAGAGACAACTTGGAATTTTCAGTGAGGATTGATTGTATGATTTGTTAATTAGTCCTGTAGCTTGTTTTCGTTACTTAGTGATTCATATTAGAACTGGGGTTTTACCATTTGGAAACGATATACTCATTTTTCGATTATCGGGTGTAAGGTTGGTGGCTGCCATTTTGTAAAGGAAGCTGATATTTTTAGTTGTTCGTCTAATTTTGTGGCATTTTTAACTTGAACTTTGGGGATTTACGTATTTGCAGTAATAATGGTGCGTGTGAGTGTTCTGAATGATGCGCTTAAAAGCATGTATAATGCTGAGAAACGGGGGAAGCGTCAGGTCATGATAAGACCGTCTTCTAAAGTTATCATCAAGTTTCTTCTTGTTATGCAGAAGCACGGTATACACTATTAAGAAATTCAATTCGATCTCATCCTTTGCACACGCCTTAAACCTGTTTGACTTTAGTTCTgttaaaaatttcatttttaggaTACATTGGGGAATTTGAGTTCGTTGATGATCATAGATCAGGGAAAATTGTTGTTGAACTGAATGGGAGACTCAACAAATGTGGTGTCATAAGTCCTCGTTTCGATGTTGGTGTCAAGGAGATTGAAGGTTGGACTGCTAGGTTACTACCCTCCAGACAGGTATATTTCTTTCTTACTTGTATTATGCTTAAGATTTGTTTGTATTTTAGTCGATTCCGAACTTTTATAACAAACAACATATGAATGTTTGCAGTTTGGATTCATTGTGTTGACAACGTCTGCGGGAATCATGGATCACGAAGAGGCCAGAAGAAAGAACGTTGGCGGTAAAGTGCTTGGTTTCTTTTATTAAGTAATGTTGTGAGAttggtttttcttctttttggtaTTTTCTGCACTTTTGAACTTAGATGGGAAGCAGTAGAGAgttgtgttttgtttttagttGCTGTTTTGGTTGGTGGGAGGATACAGGATTTGACCTGCATTCTTTTTGAAGACTTTGATATTGTTTAATGAGCCCTTTTTCTCAATCTATGAGTTTTATTTGTTTGCCATACTGAAACTGAAATTGCTATAGAGTCATCAAGCTTCAGAATTGATTGCAATTTTCTCAGACAGCAATACTCTTCCCACACCATCAATTTGTGTGTTctatatcttgtttatgtatggtTCCTTCTGCAACTTTTGATGATTCTCTTGGACTATTCTTTTTGATAATTTATGAACCCTTTGGTGAAATTTAatagttatttcattctagaaGTGAAAATTGGAGACTACTCCCAAGTTAACTGTGATATTTGGAGACTATTCTCAATTTTGCTAGAATGAACCACCATGGTTaagataatatttattattattattatttttggtaaAAAATTCCAGCTGATCACTGTTTAAGTGATTTGCTCAGTTCACAAGCATATGGGGTAAAGAATTTCTCCGACTCGAGCTCGAACAATACTCAGTTTTGAATTCTTTTTAGTTGAACAATAAGATGGAGAGATTTGAATTTCAATCGAGAGCATATGTCTAGATATGTTCAAGTTGATAATTCTTCAATAATTTCATGATTTATAATTGACTTCAACACCcctacaattatttttttaagaaaaaaaaaggaaaaaaacccaAGGGAAGAAACagagaactaaaagaaataaactCTTCTTAGAGGTAGAATTCCCCTGCCGatgcta
This region includes:
- the LOC120085286 gene encoding 40S ribosomal protein S15a-1 gives rise to the protein MVRVSVLNDALKSMYNAEKRGKRQVMIRPSSKVIIKFLLVMQKHGYIGEFEFVDDHRSGKIVVELNGRLNKCGVISPRFDVGVKEIEGWTARLLPSRQFGFIVLTTSAGIMDHEEARRKNVGGKVLGFFY